A DNA window from Tachysurus fulvidraco isolate hzauxx_2018 chromosome 4, HZAU_PFXX_2.0, whole genome shotgun sequence contains the following coding sequences:
- the coro2aa gene encoding coronin-2A encodes MTWRPQYRSSKFRHVFGKAASKENCYDGVPITCSVHDNQLCAVNPRFIAVITECAGGGAFIVLSINNTGKLDPHHPRISGHRGNVLDVKWNPFNDYCIASCSEDATVKVWDIPKHGVMKNITVAWKELQGHSRRVGLIEWHPTASNVLFSTGYDYQVMVWNLNTPEQVIKNPLRSISLHTDVVLSLSFNTDGSLIATSCKDKKLRIIDPRTGTLLQETSTKTHRASKVIFLGNLKMLLSTGNSHWNHRQIALWDQEDLSQPSFQEDLDGSSGVLFPFYDPDTHMLYIAGKGDGNIRYYEISSEKPYVHYLTEYRSPLPQKGMGVMPKRGLDVCSCEVFRFYRLVTTKGLIEPLSMIVPRRSESYQEDIYPMTVGIKPAMTAEEWLSGMDKGPVLVSLKPGLVPKTELFENEEPLKTPSVQLNTRRTPSRPGVQQLNFTEPQRNRDEERSEVKQEDRKEQNSETIANGQAAITLCSPPKTENELLQVYYKQQEEIRRLHELLGQRDVRITQLELEIKNVRNSL; translated from the exons atgacatGGCGTCCCCAGTACCGCAGCTCAAAGTTTCGGCATGTGTTTGGTAAAGCTGCCTCTAAAGAGAACTGCTACGATGGAGTGCCGATCACATGCAGTGTCCATGACAACCAGCTGTGTGCCGTCAACCCGCGGTTCATCGCCGTCATCACTGAGTGTGCAGGGGGCGGAGCCTTTATCGTCCTGTCCATCAATAAT acaggGAAGTTGGACCCCCATCATCCGAGGATCTCTGGTCACAGAGGGAATGTTCTAGATGTCAAGTGGAATCCATTTAACGATTATTGCATAGCTTCCTGTTCAGAGGATGCaacg gtgaaaGTCTGGGACATTCCTAAACATGGTGTGATGAAAAACATCACAGTTGCATGGAAGGAACTTCAGGGTCACTCTCGCCGAGTCGGACTCATCGAGTGGCATCCAACCGCCAGTAACGTCCTGTTCAGTACCGGATACGACTACcag GTGATGGTGTGGAACCTGAACACACCTGAGCAGGTTATTAAGAACCCGCTGCGTTCCATCAGCCTTCACACCGACGTGGTTCTGTCTCTGTCCTTTAACACAGACGGCAGTCTCATAGCCACTTCCTGTAAAGACAAGAAGCTCAGAATCATCGACCCGCGCACTGGGACACTGCTGCAG gagaccagcacaaagacacacagagccaGTAAAGTGATATTTCTGGGGAACCTGAAGATGCTGCTGTCGACAGGGAACTCACACTGGAACCATCGGCAGATTGCCCTGTGGGATCAG gaggaCCTTTCCCAGCCGTCATTTCAGGAGGACTTGGACGGTTCCTCTGGGGTGTTGTTTCCTTTTTAcgaccctgacacacacatgctttacaTAGCTGGCAAA ggagATGGAAATATACGATATTACGAAATCAGCTCAGAGAAACCATATGTGCATTACCTGACTGAGTATCGCTCTCCCCTCCCACAGAAAGGAATGG gcgTGATGCCAAAACGAGGGCTGGATGTTTGCTCCTGTGAAGTTTTCAGGTTTTACAGACTGGTGACCACAAAGGGCCTCATTGAGCCACTGTCTATGATTGTCCCACGCagg AGTGAATCCTATCAAGAGGACATTTATCCGATGACAGTTGGGATTAAACCAGCCATGACAGCAGAGGAGTGGCTAAGTGGCATGGACAAAG GTCCTGTGCTGGTGTCCCTGAAGCCAGGCCTGGTCCCTAAAACGGAGCTGTTTGAGAACGAAGAACCGCTAAAAACTCCCAGTGTTCAATTAAACACCCGACGGACTCCGAGTCGACCTGGTGTTCAGCAGCTCAACTTCACTGAACCCCAGAGGAACAGGGATGAGGaaagaagtgaagtgaagcaAGAGGATAGAAAAGAACAGAACTCTGAGACTATTGCTAACGGACAGGCAGCTATCACACTCTGCTCACCACCTAAAACTGAAAATGag ctcttgCAGGTGTATTATAAGCAACAGGAGGAGATCCGTCGGCTCCATGAGCTTCTCGGTCAGAGAGATGTACGGATAACGCAGCTTGAGCTTGAGATAAAAAATGTCAGGAACTCACTCTGa
- the LOC113634090 gene encoding acidic leucine-rich nuclear phosphoprotein 32 family member B-like gives MFKLLPQLTYLDGYDAEDREASDSDGEVDGVDDDEDEEGEEEEDGEEEDLDEEEDKDEVEGEEDEVSGEDEEEDFAQDGEVDDEDDDDDEDDDEVVTKGEKRKRDADDEDEDDNDDDDDDE, from the exons ATGTTCAAACTGCTGCCTCAGCTCACTTACCTGGACGGATACGACGCAGAGGACCGCGAAGCTTCCGACTCGGATGGAGAAGTGGACGGTGTAGACGACGATGAAGACGAGG agggggaggaggaggaggacggtGAGGAGGAAGACttggatgaggaggaggataaAGATGAGGTAGAAGGAGAGGAAGACGAAGTCAGTGGAGAAGATGAG GAGGAAGACTTTGCACAGGATGGAGAGgtggatgatgaagatgatgatgatgatgaagatgatg ATGAAGTCGTCACGAAGggagagaaaaggaagagagatgCGGACGATGAAGACGAGGATgacaacgatgatgatgatgatgatgaataa
- the LOC113634094 gene encoding uncharacterized protein LOC113634094 produces MNGFGFQKPRSAKGKKSECKHRLKNLPTLHKSLPDIMSLLYISILWLCACVDSAEPDVTVSAQVGSTVILPCNLTEEFKQTSFIRWQFNKDIVFERSGNVTDPGPGYEGRVDVPVDELHKGNCSLVLKNIRFTDTGIYNSFTMEHGDTNKDKMKEMNRVSLSVYALQISAPVGSTAVLPCDWSHLSNKTPHVKWFTDTETVFERKGKDSYEGEGHKGRVDVPEDELLKGNCSLEMKNISVNDTGIYSSSMLITDTQEPVLVQKVNLSVEDSVNERGSLSEDSDSHQTGERNRIILYVGIAIILIILIIICVSVYYFRVKVSSCLRRVPDSTEQDRNNTIVSVLYTTVATQPQT; encoded by the exons aaaatCTGCCAACACTCCACAAGAGTCTCCCAGACATCATGTCCCTCCTTTATATCTCCATCTTATGGctctgtgcctgtgtgg ACAGTGCAGAGCCTGATGTTACTGTATCAGCTCAAGTGGGTTCCACAGTCATCCTGCCATGTAACCTGACTGAAGAGTTCAAACAAACATCATTTATTAGGTGGCAGTTTAATAAAGACATTGTGTTTGAGAGAAGCGGTAATGTTACAGATCCAGGACCAGGATATGAAGGACGTGTGGATGTTCCTGTGGACGAGCTGCATAAAGGAAACTGTTCCCTGGTGTTGAAGAACATCAGATTTACTGATACAGGAATATACAATTCCTTTACAATGGAACATGGGGACACTAACAaggacaaaatgaaagaaatgaacagagtTAGTCTCTCAGTCTATG ctctTCAGATATCAGCTCCAGTGGGTTCCACAGCTGTCCTGCCGTGTGATTGGAGTCATCTGTCCAACAAAACTCCTCACGTTAAGTGGTTTACTGAtactgagactgtgtttgaGCGAAAGGGGAAAGATTCATATGAGGGTGAAGGACATAAGGGTCGTGTGGACGTTCCTGAGGATGAGCTGCTTAAAGGAAACTGTTCCCTGGAGATGAAGAACATCAGTGTTAATGATACAGGAATCTACAGCAGCTCCATGttaattacagacacacaggaaccTGTCTTGGTCCAGAAGGTTAATCTGTCAGTTG aggaCAGTGTTAATGAGAGAGGATCTTTATCAGAGGATTCAGACTCACACCAGActggagagagaaacaggattattttatatgttgGGATCgccatcatcctcatcatcctcatcatcatctgtgtgtctgtgtactacTTCAGGGTGAAAG TATCTTCATGTCTCAGACGTGTCCCCGACTCCACTGAACAG GACAGAAACAACACGATTGTCAGTGTGCTGTACACAACAGTCGCCACACAACCGCAGACATAA